A region of Candidatus Cloacimonadota bacterium DNA encodes the following proteins:
- the pth gene encoding aminoacyl-tRNA hydrolase: MKLIVGLGNYGKKYSKTRHNIGFMVIDTIVKKRDIGFKKDSLYHYSRENDIVFLKPTTFMNLSGAAVSKAIDKFDVSSLLVIYDDIYLPLGEIRIREKGTDGGHKGVRSIIDAINDTNFTRMRVGIGSPKLAELANYVLSNFSKKEEKVINETKSFACGLVEQFITGDYKQMIDYFSKNSVSYSEKILLISES, from the coding sequence ATGAAACTGATTGTTGGACTGGGCAATTATGGGAAAAAGTACAGTAAGACCAGACACAACATTGGTTTTATGGTTATTGACACCATCGTGAAAAAGCGAGATATCGGTTTCAAGAAAGATTCTCTCTATCACTATAGCAGGGAGAATGATATTGTCTTTCTAAAACCAACGACTTTTATGAATCTCAGTGGAGCAGCTGTATCAAAGGCGATTGATAAATTCGATGTTTCATCTTTATTGGTAATTTACGATGACATCTACTTACCATTAGGTGAAATTAGGATTAGGGAGAAAGGTACTGATGGAGGTCATAAAGGAGTGAGATCAATAATTGACGCTATAAATGATACTAATTTTACTCGCATGAGGGTTGGTATAGGATCTCCCAAATTGGCAGAACTTGCGAATTATGTTCTGTCGAATTTTAGTAAAAAAGAAGAAAAAGTTATCAACGAAACGAAAAGCTTTGCCTGTGGTTTAGTAGAGCAATTCATTACAGGTGATTATAAGCAGATGATAGATTATTTTAGTAAAAACAGTGTATCCTATTCCGAAAAAATACTATTAATTTCGGAATCCTAG
- the ispE gene encoding 4-(cytidine 5'-diphospho)-2-C-methyl-D-erythritol kinase, with product MMKINHPRNQLRHISENSYAKVNIFLEILSKRNDGYHQIRTIYSEIELCDKMTFLLTKDGDVKFWSDIDLGKLSDNTVYKVASLIKERYKVKEGIEIRLEKKIPVGAGLGGGSSNAATTIKVLRNLWNLDLREDDMHSLAAKVGSDVNFFLIGGTAMGEGRGERVRILEPIDFEMILLVKPDYGIRSGDAYQLVTEYGDNQNWKYLLNEKDARYCFNRFDSVLRARYPEINEIVDYMLENGAIKAIVSGSGSTVIGFYDNQQTYDYHYDYYNEKGFWCCQTKTKRRLQ from the coding sequence ATGATGAAGATAAATCACCCAAGAAACCAACTAAGGCATATATCAGAAAACTCTTACGCAAAAGTTAACATTTTTCTTGAGATCCTAAGCAAGAGAAATGACGGATACCATCAGATAAGAACAATATACAGTGAGATTGAGCTTTGTGATAAAATGACATTTCTTTTGACAAAAGATGGGGATGTTAAATTTTGGTCTGATATAGATTTAGGGAAGCTGTCAGATAATACAGTTTATAAAGTTGCTTCACTAATTAAGGAAAGATACAAAGTTAAGGAAGGAATTGAGATTAGGTTGGAAAAAAAAATTCCTGTTGGTGCGGGATTAGGTGGTGGCAGCAGCAATGCAGCTACAACGATCAAGGTCTTACGAAACTTATGGAATCTAGATCTTAGAGAAGATGATATGCATAGTTTAGCAGCAAAGGTTGGAAGTGATGTAAATTTTTTTCTGATTGGTGGCACTGCTATGGGAGAAGGAAGAGGTGAACGAGTAAGAATATTAGAACCAATAGACTTCGAGATGATTCTTTTGGTAAAACCTGACTACGGTATTAGAAGTGGAGATGCCTATCAATTAGTCACAGAATATGGAGACAACCAAAACTGGAAATATTTACTTAACGAAAAGGATGCAAGATATTGTTTTAACAGGTTTGATAGTGTGCTTAGAGCAAGATATCCTGAAATAAACGAGATTGTAGATTATATGCTAGAAAATGGAGCAATAAAAGCTATAGTATCTGGAAGCGGATCAACGGTTATTGGTTTTTATGATAACCAGCAGACTTATGATTATCACTATGATTATTATAATGAAAAAGGGTTTTGGTGCTGCCAAACAAAAACAAAAAGGAGATTACAATGA
- a CDS encoding DNA-directed RNA polymerase subunit alpha, whose amino-acid sequence MNYLLPIQFPISIDVDKESYTSTFGRFELGPLEPGYAITVGNTLRRVLLSSIQGAAIRFVKIEGLHHELCPIPGSNSDFIDLILRLKQLVFQVDTLKEIKITLEFKGPGKIFASDIDLPAGNQIINKDMELLELLEKTDFRMEMWVGAGRGYVSSDEQDIEDKPTGVIPIDSIYSPITKVNFYTTKQRVGEKIDYDKLTIDIYTNGSLDPQKALFISAKYLKDLYEKISVFEEEPSYIEEKELDPRLDEMDKLLNLPVKELELTVRSANCLEAAQIDTLGDLVEKTEAEMLKYRNFGKKSLEEIKILLTKFNLSLGMDVGSIRSEIEKAKKKMI is encoded by the coding sequence ATGAATTATTTATTGCCGATCCAGTTTCCGATCAGCATAGATGTTGATAAAGAAAGCTATACTTCCACTTTTGGAAGGTTTGAGTTGGGTCCACTGGAACCCGGATATGCCATTACGGTTGGCAACACCTTGAGAAGGGTCTTGTTATCTTCTATTCAGGGTGCAGCTATCAGGTTTGTGAAGATAGAGGGGTTGCATCATGAGCTATGTCCGATACCCGGCAGTAATTCCGATTTTATTGACCTGATCTTAAGATTGAAGCAGTTAGTTTTTCAGGTTGATACTCTCAAAGAGATAAAGATAACTCTTGAATTTAAGGGACCGGGCAAGATCTTCGCCTCGGATATTGATCTCCCTGCCGGAAATCAGATTATTAACAAGGATATGGAATTGCTGGAATTATTAGAAAAAACAGATTTCAGAATGGAGATGTGGGTAGGTGCCGGCAGAGGTTATGTCTCTTCTGATGAACAGGATATAGAAGATAAACCAACCGGGGTCATTCCGATAGATTCTATTTATTCGCCGATCACCAAGGTAAATTTTTACACTACTAAACAAAGGGTCGGTGAAAAGATTGACTATGATAAACTTACTATTGATATCTATACTAATGGGTCTTTAGATCCTCAAAAAGCACTCTTCATCTCTGCCAAATACCTCAAGGATCTCTATGAAAAGATCTCCGTTTTTGAAGAAGAGCCCTCCTATATCGAGGAGAAAGAGCTTGATCCCCGCTTAGATGAGATGGACAAATTACTTAATCTGCCGGTTAAAGAGTTGGAATTAACAGTTAGATCAGCCAATTGTCTGGAAGCTGCTCAAATAGATACACTTGGCGATCTGGTAGAAAAAACAGAAGCCGAAATGCTCAAATATCGTAATTTCGGCAAAAAATCACTGGAAGAGATCAAGATCCTCTTAACAAAATTCAATCTCTCCCTGGGAATGGATGTCGGATCAATCCGCTCCGAGATTGAAAAAGCCAAAAAGAAGATGATCTGA
- a CDS encoding polysaccharide biosynthesis tyrosine autokinase yields the protein MNNQYDNNIYKEDEHIHEQEIDLLGYLRIFIKYRWIILISLLFVLALSYFITSRATRIYQASTRILLETTTQSDLFFAAPVSGNTTVNNTIEIIKSRPVLEMTYELTRRHPNFQELPIATSTNPVNYLRKVQTEHKRDTNILTISFSSTSPLEASLVPNFVAQALIEQITQYERAELNNIKDFLEDQVEIVSTRLRLAEEDLRVFKIEQGVLLLSEETRALINRSADVEAAYEEAVTERNIISQKIDYLRQELGRQDELFIDVNSIITSSLIESARAEVVSIQTRITNLITRNEYPIDHPEIIQLNRQLQNAKDNLNNEIQRVLAVQEGSTDPLTYRGSITEKISLALIDLNVAESKVNALRQTVAEYNIGLSLLPDKEVELARLERNYRINEKIHTMLVEKYEDAKIAVQAKLANIRLLEESSVPGSPIKPNKRLNYLVGLIIGLGIGLGSSLVLNSLDTKIHTLDDMQRSVNIPIFGTIPHIRISESDQVDLLQKLKKAEGDEKADLLETQSLIEARLISHYAPKSPVTESYRTLRTNIIARKKTEGPISIGITSSAPKEGKTTTIANLGITMAQTESKVVLVDFDLRRPMIGNLFNLEKHNGVSDFLIDPETKIEQVIKLTKIPNLHVVTSGHIPPNPSEIISSPRTDLMIRELKERYDYVLIDSPPVIAVTDALILAKKVDMILLVVKVDYVEKDIIKRSKEMMSIVETSFTGAIANGIEAHKYYRGYSFYYYYYSNYYYYDEDKSPKKPTKAYIRKLLRKS from the coding sequence ATGAATAACCAATATGATAACAATATATACAAAGAAGATGAACATATTCATGAACAAGAGATAGATCTATTAGGATATTTAAGAATATTTATCAAGTATAGATGGATAATTCTGATCAGCTTGTTGTTTGTACTCGCCTTATCTTATTTTATCACTTCTAGGGCAACAAGAATATACCAAGCAAGTACTAGAATATTACTCGAAACAACGACTCAAAGTGATTTGTTTTTTGCTGCACCTGTGTCTGGTAATACTACTGTTAATAATACTATTGAGATTATTAAAAGCAGACCAGTACTGGAAATGACATATGAATTAACAAGAAGGCACCCGAATTTTCAGGAGTTACCAATAGCAACATCAACAAATCCTGTGAATTATTTACGGAAGGTACAAACTGAGCATAAGAGGGATACCAACATTTTAACGATTAGTTTTTCGTCTACTAGTCCCCTGGAAGCTTCTTTAGTACCTAATTTTGTTGCTCAGGCACTAATAGAGCAGATAACTCAGTATGAAAGAGCTGAATTGAATAATATAAAGGATTTTTTGGAAGATCAGGTTGAAATTGTATCTACCCGTTTAAGATTAGCAGAGGAAGATTTAAGAGTCTTTAAAATTGAACAGGGTGTTTTGCTTTTATCCGAAGAGACGAGAGCTTTGATTAACAGATCGGCTGATGTTGAAGCTGCTTATGAAGAAGCAGTTACAGAGAGGAATATAATATCTCAAAAGATTGATTATTTAAGACAAGAGTTAGGTAGACAGGACGAGTTGTTTATTGATGTGAATTCGATAATCACTTCTTCTTTGATTGAATCAGCGAGAGCAGAAGTAGTGTCTATCCAGACAAGAATAACAAATTTAATTACTAGAAATGAATACCCCATAGATCATCCAGAGATTATACAGCTTAATCGTCAACTTCAAAATGCAAAAGACAATCTCAATAATGAAATTCAGAGAGTTTTGGCAGTACAAGAAGGATCTACAGATCCCCTAACATACCGTGGAAGCATAACCGAAAAGATATCTCTTGCCCTCATTGATCTCAATGTAGCTGAATCAAAGGTAAATGCTCTACGACAAACTGTTGCAGAATACAATATTGGACTTTCCTTGTTGCCGGATAAAGAAGTAGAATTAGCCAGATTAGAGAGAAATTATCGCATCAACGAGAAAATCCATACAATGTTAGTTGAAAAGTATGAAGATGCCAAAATAGCAGTCCAGGCAAAATTAGCCAATATTAGATTACTGGAAGAATCATCTGTTCCGGGATCACCAATAAAACCCAATAAGAGATTAAATTATCTAGTCGGCTTAATAATTGGTTTAGGTATTGGTCTTGGTTCTTCATTAGTGCTAAATTCTTTGGATACTAAAATACATACTCTTGATGATATGCAAAGATCCGTAAATATACCGATTTTCGGTACAATTCCCCATATTAGAATATCTGAATCGGATCAGGTAGATCTACTGCAGAAACTAAAAAAAGCTGAAGGGGATGAGAAAGCTGATCTGTTAGAAACCCAAAGCTTAATAGAAGCAAGATTAATATCACATTATGCGCCAAAATCACCTGTTACAGAATCATATAGAACTCTGAGAACAAATATTATTGCTCGCAAGAAAACAGAAGGTCCTATATCAATCGGCATAACCAGCTCAGCACCTAAAGAAGGGAAAACTACTACGATAGCTAATCTTGGTATAACAATGGCTCAAACTGAGTCAAAAGTTGTCTTAGTTGATTTTGACCTTAGGCGACCAATGATAGGAAATCTGTTTAACTTAGAAAAACATAATGGTGTTTCAGATTTCTTAATTGATCCGGAAACGAAGATAGAGCAAGTAATAAAACTAACTAAAATACCCAACCTACATGTTGTTACAAGTGGTCACATTCCTCCCAATCCTTCAGAGATAATCTCATCTCCAAGAACAGACTTAATGATCAGGGAATTGAAAGAACGATATGATTATGTACTAATTGATTCTCCTCCTGTTATAGCCGTAACAGATGCTTTGATCTTAGCCAAAAAAGTTGATATGATATTGCTTGTTGTTAAAGTTGACTATGTAGAAAAGGATATAATAAAAAGATCTAAGGAGATGATGTCTATAGTTGAGACTAGTTTTACCGGCGCGATTGCAAATGGTATAGAAGCTCATAAGTATTATAGAGGTTATAGTTTTTATTACTACTATTACAGCAATTATTATTACTATGATGAAGATAAATCACCCAAGAAACCAACTAAGGCATATATCAGAAAACTCTTACGCAAAAGTTAA
- the rpsR gene encoding 30S ribosomal protein S18: MSFDPTRKRVFRKKVCAFCQNKELVIDYKNTDILKRYIAESGKIEPMRLTGTCNKHQRRLTKEIKKARIMALLPFVGE, encoded by the coding sequence ATGAGTTTTGATCCAACTAGGAAAAGGGTTTTTAGAAAGAAGGTTTGTGCCTTCTGTCAAAACAAAGAATTAGTTATTGATTATAAAAATACTGATATATTGAAGAGATATATTGCAGAAAGTGGCAAGATCGAACCGATGAGATTAACCGGAACATGTAATAAACACCAGCGGAGACTAACCAAGGAGATTAAGAAAGCAAGGATTATGGCATTATTACCATTCGTTGGTGAATAG
- the ssb gene encoding single-stranded DNA-binding protein translates to MAKEMRFPRLNSVVISGHLTREVELRYTPKGTPVAKLGLAFNRVYQGQDGNWVEEASFMDVSVWGKQAELCSERLHKGSPVIFEGYLKTSMYTDRDNQQRKFVEIVANRIHFLEKTGTSYDDGPSDEPASNYDANITDQNVTDDDVPF, encoded by the coding sequence ATGGCAAAAGAAATGAGATTTCCCCGACTTAATTCCGTTGTGATCAGTGGACATTTAACCAGAGAAGTAGAACTAAGATATACTCCCAAAGGCACCCCAGTAGCTAAACTTGGACTGGCTTTCAATCGTGTTTATCAAGGTCAAGATGGGAACTGGGTTGAGGAAGCTAGTTTTATGGATGTTAGTGTTTGGGGTAAACAAGCTGAGTTATGTTCAGAAAGATTACATAAGGGAAGTCCTGTTATCTTTGAAGGGTATTTAAAAACTTCTATGTACACCGACAGAGATAACCAACAACGAAAATTTGTTGAGATAGTAGCCAATAGGATACATTTCTTAGAGAAAACAGGTACATCTTATGATGATGGTCCTTCTGATGAACCTGCATCGAACTATGATGCAAACATTACAGATCAGAATGTTACTGATGATGATGTGCCATTTTAA
- a CDS encoding SLBB domain-containing protein produces the protein MRTLFFTVFLFIISCTLWAQADPVPSIGTSSAYVYSGPSGVIDQLKIYTYIWGQVRNPGLYLVPDNTDLLTLISLAGGPNENAKLARIRIVRSSRFGEEVIWVDLREYLDSGDSSLIPIMRPGDTVIVSGTTFYAFSKVADFLSKVVIVLSVYSAIRNIGS, from the coding sequence GTGAGAACTCTTTTTTTTACTGTTTTCCTGTTTATAATATCCTGCACCCTGTGGGCACAGGCAGATCCGGTTCCTTCCATTGGAACCTCATCGGCTTATGTCTATTCAGGACCCAGCGGAGTTATTGATCAATTAAAAATATACACCTATATCTGGGGACAAGTCAGAAATCCCGGTTTGTATTTAGTACCTGATAACACAGATCTGTTAACCCTGATCTCTTTAGCAGGTGGACCAAATGAAAATGCTAAACTTGCCAGAATTAGAATAGTAAGATCGAGTCGTTTCGGTGAAGAAGTTATCTGGGTTGATTTAAGAGAATACCTTGATTCAGGTGATTCATCTCTCATCCCTATTATGAGACCCGGCGATACGGTTATTGTTTCTGGTACTACCTTTTATGCATTTTCAAAAGTTGCAGATTTTCTGTCAAAAGTTGTTATTGTGTTAAGTGTTTACAGTGCAATAAGAAATATTGGTAGTTAA
- a CDS encoding 50S ribosomal protein L25 has product MNIVIEATEREIGTKSDLNELRKSNFIPGVIYGPGREPLSIKLDKNLFLKEYRKTIGELVIFNVKIGKKQYQTIIKDKQIHPVSREIQHLDFLELQKDSKIKVNVPIKFVGTPVGVKDGGVLETMIREIEITCLPKDLIEDIELDISDLEIGKSIQIGDLPIKDLEVSLSPEVSVVIVHPPKALVEEEVAEEEVTEEGEEAPEGEEETDSEK; this is encoded by the coding sequence ATGAATATAGTTATCGAAGCAACCGAAAGAGAGATTGGCACCAAGTCCGATTTGAATGAATTAAGAAAGAGTAATTTTATTCCGGGAGTAATTTATGGACCGGGTAGAGAACCTCTATCTATCAAATTGGATAAGAACCTATTTCTGAAAGAATATAGAAAAACTATCGGTGAATTAGTGATTTTCAATGTAAAAATTGGGAAAAAACAGTATCAAACTATAATTAAGGATAAACAAATACATCCAGTTTCAAGAGAGATTCAGCATTTAGATTTTTTAGAACTGCAGAAGGACTCAAAGATCAAAGTTAATGTTCCAATTAAATTCGTTGGTACTCCAGTCGGAGTCAAAGACGGTGGTGTATTAGAAACCATGATTCGAGAAATCGAGATTACATGTCTTCCTAAAGATCTAATTGAAGATATTGAACTTGATATTTCTGATCTGGAAATTGGCAAAAGTATCCAAATAGGTGATTTGCCTATCAAAGACTTAGAAGTCAGTTTATCTCCTGAAGTTTCTGTAGTAATCGTACATCCACCTAAGGCATTAGTTGAAGAAGAAGTAGCTGAAGAAGAAGTCACTGAGGAAGGAGAAGAAGCTCCTGAGGGTGAAGAAGAAACTGATTCTGAAAAGTAA
- the rplQ gene encoding 50S ribosomal protein L17, with protein MRHKVEGRTLGREKGHRKALLRNLVSSLIINERIKTTHTKALETKKLAERVITYAKKGTVHHQRLIFSIVHDRDLVKKVMTDIAPKLSEHNGGYTRIIKNGYRRGDSAPMSLIEWIYYLPPEPKKSKKED; from the coding sequence ATGAGACATAAAGTAGAAGGACGAACTTTAGGACGCGAAAAAGGACACCGCAAAGCCCTTCTCCGCAATCTGGTCAGTTCCCTGATCATCAACGAACGGATCAAGACGACCCATACTAAAGCGTTGGAAACGAAAAAACTTGCTGAAAGAGTCATCACCTACGCAAAAAAAGGAACGGTTCATCATCAAAGATTGATCTTTAGTATTGTGCATGATCGTGATCTGGTAAAAAAAGTGATGACCGATATTGCTCCTAAACTCTCAGAACATAACGGTGGCTATACCCGGATAATTAAGAACGGATATCGTCGTGGTGATTCTGCCCCGATGTCCTTAATAGAGTGGATCTATTATCTTCCGCCGGAACCAAAAAAGAGCAAAAAAGAAGATTGA
- a CDS encoding ribose-phosphate pyrophosphokinase, giving the protein MYTRLKIFSGSANVNLAREVASFAGIPLSDAEIFKFSNDDTFVKINENVRGNDTFIIQPTSYPVNDNLMELLIMIDALKRASARRINCVIPYYGYARSDKKDQPRIPITAKLVADLITVAGADRVVTLDLHADQIQGFFNIPVDHLYSIPIFARHFKTNLDLDNLVVVSPDSGGANRARALAKRLNCSLAIGDKRRTGNVDNSEILNIIGDVKGKNALLFDDIIDTGGSLTKISYTLKEQGAKAIFAACVHGVLSGNAIKNIEESPIEKLFVTNSISLSKDKEKCEKIVQLSIAELLAIAIKKIHLEESISILFR; this is encoded by the coding sequence ATGTATACAAGATTAAAGATTTTTTCTGGTTCGGCTAATGTCAATTTAGCAAGAGAAGTCGCTTCTTTTGCCGGGATACCTTTAAGCGACGCGGAGATTTTTAAATTCTCTAATGATGACACATTTGTGAAAATCAATGAGAATGTGCGTGGGAATGATACATTCATTATACAACCTACCTCTTATCCAGTTAATGATAATTTAATGGAACTTTTAATAATGATAGATGCCCTAAAAAGAGCATCTGCGAGAAGAATCAATTGTGTTATTCCTTATTATGGGTATGCTAGATCAGACAAAAAAGATCAACCTCGTATACCAATAACGGCAAAACTGGTAGCAGATTTAATAACTGTTGCAGGTGCTGACAGAGTTGTTACATTAGATCTGCATGCTGATCAGATCCAGGGTTTCTTTAATATACCGGTTGACCATTTATACTCCATACCGATCTTTGCCAGACACTTCAAGACAAATCTTGATTTGGATAATTTGGTAGTAGTTTCTCCAGATTCTGGAGGAGCAAATAGAGCGAGAGCTTTAGCTAAAAGATTAAATTGCAGTTTGGCTATAGGTGATAAGAGAAGAACTGGAAATGTTGATAATTCGGAAATCTTAAACATTATTGGTGATGTTAAAGGTAAAAATGCATTATTGTTCGATGATATTATTGATACAGGTGGGAGTTTAACTAAGATATCATACACATTGAAAGAACAGGGAGCGAAAGCAATATTTGCGGCTTGTGTTCATGGCGTATTATCTGGTAATGCCATCAAGAACATTGAAGAATCTCCGATTGAGAAACTCTTTGTAACAAATTCGATATCTTTGTCTAAGGATAAGGAGAAGTGTGAAAAAATAGTCCAATTGTCTATAGCAGAGTTGTTAGCTATTGCAATAAAGAAAATCCATCTGGAAGAATCTATCAGTATTCTATTCAGATAA
- the spoVG gene encoding septation regulator SpoVG yields the protein MNITDVKVVKREANQLRGFATIIIDDAFVVKNIKIIQGKNGLFIAMPSYKLKNGEYKDVAHPLNTETRNRLEELILAKYNELTSEDFVENSDDEMKEEVVED from the coding sequence ATGAACATTACAGACGTTAAGGTGGTAAAGAGAGAGGCAAATCAATTACGAGGATTTGCTACAATCATCATTGATGACGCATTTGTCGTAAAAAATATCAAAATCATTCAAGGGAAAAATGGTCTTTTCATAGCCATGCCTAGTTATAAGCTAAAGAATGGTGAGTATAAAGATGTCGCACATCCCTTGAACACTGAAACGAGAAATCGATTAGAAGAGCTTATCTTGGCGAAGTACAACGAGTTAACATCAGAAGATTTTGTAGAAAATAGTGATGATGAAATGAAGGAAGAAGTGGTTGAAGACTAA
- the rpsF gene encoding 30S ribosomal protein S6, which yields MINYESMIVFNPDLSEEDVKSENEKILSMIQSFNGEILKTDDWGKRTLTYEIMKKKEGYYLINYFKMEAKNLAELENQYKLNESILRYNLLRANEE from the coding sequence ATGATTAATTACGAAAGTATGATTGTATTTAACCCCGATTTATCAGAAGAAGATGTTAAATCGGAAAACGAAAAGATTCTTAGTATGATTCAAAGTTTTAACGGAGAGATTCTTAAAACAGATGATTGGGGTAAAAGGACTTTAACTTACGAAATAATGAAGAAAAAAGAAGGTTATTACCTGATTAACTATTTCAAGATGGAGGCGAAGAATCTAGCAGAATTAGAAAACCAATATAAGCTGAATGAGAGCATTCTTCGTTACAATCTCTTGAGAGCAAATGAGGAGTAA